The Oryza sativa Japonica Group chromosome 11, ASM3414082v1 DNA window TCCAAAGGCATGATTCTGGTAACCAAATACTGTGATGAAATTTTCTTCAGCTGACTTGGAAATAATAAGATCAAAAATCACATCATGTACTCGACAAGCATCAACTCTGCCATCATATTGGATGCTCACTGGTATGATCATGCTCCTATTGATTAGTTCATTAAAATAGTACTCAGCTATTTCCTCTAAATTTTGTCTGCCATTTGCTGTTATGAATCCTTCTGCTATCCATCTCAGTATCAATTGAGTCCTCCTTATTACGAAATCCTCCGGATATATACTGAGGTATAATAAGCATGTCTTCAAATAGTGCGGAAGGTCATTATAACTGAGAGATAGAATCCTCTGCATGTCATTTACACTGGGATCCTTTTCAAATTGAGAGCCAATGGAATTTCGGTACCTCTCCCATAATTCTTTTGTGCATGGATTATTAGCCAATAAACTAGCTATACTAATGATTGCCAATGGTAAACCGCCACATTTTCTCAAGATGCCATTGGATACTAGTTTCAATTGAGATGGACATTGATCTTCAGAACCAAATATCCTTTTCATAAACAATTTATTAGCATCACTGTTGCTAAGAGGTTTCAGTTCATACACATTGTTGAGGTCTGGATAGCAACATGACTTGGCAACTGAAATGATACGTGTCGTTATCAATATTCTACTACAACAGTTACTTTCTGGAAATGCACATCTGATTGTTCTCCATGCTAATGTACTCCATAGATCATCAATTACAATAAAGTACCTATGACATGATCATTTCAAGGAAAAAAGTATTGATTAATTCCTCTAGAATGATACGGTGTACATAGTTAAGGGTTATGTATGAATACTGGTATTACTGACAGTTATTTTGCGTAATGCTTTGAATTAACAGCTGgttatttttcaaaatgtttgattcTCCCCACATCTATGTCCATTTCCTAATAGGTCCAACTGGTGTCTTTTTCTGGAAACAGTAGAGAACTCTTATTAAAATTTATTACtataagaaaaaatatgtatatgtTATACTTGGTTCCAGAGGCCCAGATGAAAGTTACCACATCCACATGTAAGCCTATTTCGGGCCAGAGTTGATTTATCATAGTAAAATTCGATCTAAGCTCAGGGGAACTAACtaataaataattataaaaattaaatattggACCAAATTTGTTCGCCTTGACTAAAATTGACCCGATTGTTTATCCTTCCCCAATCATCCAGTCTGGCTTGCAACGTTTCTATCTTTCTTCAGGGATTCTCATCTTTACCATTCCTAATTAATCTGTAACAGTGTTTTACATCATTGTCTTGCAATATTCTTATGCAAGGGATGTCCATTGTCTACAACTCTAGATTGCATTGAATAAAATAGGACTGAAGAAGCATGGAACAGATTAAAATGTTAAGCTAGATAATTTAGGATGAATTGAATGTAATGTACAGTGCTGCATTGCTAGTTTGCATATAATGCCACAAGCCCACAAAACTCATGACATGGTTGACATGTACCACACAATATGTTGATTGGAGTAAAGGTAGCAGAGCAAAATTCATTTTGAACAATATGGACATGGATTAGTAGTGTCTGATTACCTTCTACCCGTGAGGGTTTCTCTCAATTTGTTGATGAGTTGCTCCTCATCCAAAGCTCTCAATCTGCCCATGAGTTGCTCTTCATCCCATGCTAGACTAGCATGTTCAATCCTTGTGATATCATTCAGCATTTTCTGAAATATTTTCCTCATGTCAGGTTTTTGGGAGATGGACACAAATGCTTGGCAATCAAACTGCCCTCCAATTTTGTTATATACTTGACGAGCAAGAGTAGTCTTGCCCAACCCTCCAAGACCCACAACAGACACCACACTTAATCTTGACTCCAACTTTTCCCCTCCTTTAGTTAGCCAGTTGATGAGCTCTTCTGCTGGTTCATCAATACCTACTAGGGCATCTGCCTCTGCAAAAAGTGCTGGCAACCGAGGGTCAAGGGGTACCACATCAATAGAACTTGAGATGGTACCATTGAAGTTATACCTCTTTTGCCGCTCACTTGCATCGTCAACACGCGCCTTCAACTTTAGGATTTGATCAGCAATCTCATTACGAGCTCCAAGTGTCCTCAGCTTGTGA harbors:
- the LOC136351194 gene encoding disease resistance protein Pik-2-like, with the protein product MEHTMVSVATGVLSSVLGKLPALVERQCNNSFKGVNEEILTMKLELQSMNAFLLKLADMDDLDIQVKEWRNQIRELSYDIEDCIDDFIHQMDGGSSRVHKGFFQKSIHKLRTLGARNEIADQILKLKARVDDASERQKRYNFNGTISSSIDVVPLDPRLPALFAEADALVGIDEPAEELINWLTKGGEKLESRLSVVSVVGLGGLGKTTLARQVYNKIGGQFDCQAFVSISQKPDMRKIFQKMLNDITRIEHASLAWDEEQLMGRLRALDEEQLINKLRETLTGRR